The genomic region ACCCCATATCAGACGTTAAGTTATTAGCATATTCAACCCTACTTTCTTGTTCTTGTTTTTTAGTTTGAATAAACTGTTGTTGTTTTAAATATTGAACTTGTATTAGGATATTTTTAATTTCAATTTTATTATTTTGAAGTATTTTTTCTAAATTAATAATATTAACTCTAATTCGATTTAATTCATCTTTAAAATCTTTTATTAATTCTAATGGTTCTCTAAAAACAAAATCAATTTTACTAATAGCACTGGGTATATCTTTTAAATGTATATCTTGATAACCATTTAATGTATAATGATTAAGGTGACGATAGATAAACTCTGTTAATTCTTGACCATGATTATCAATTCAATTTTTAATTGGTAATGCTTTTAAACTTAATTTTTTAAAATCATTACCTTTTAAATAAAATGGATAAGTAATATTTTTAATTTGATTATTTAATGTTAAATCTGCCATTATTAAATTTCCTCTAATTGCATTTCTTCAATTAAATTATCAATATCTTCATAAGCACTTTCTTCTGAATGACATTCTTCTAATGCTATATTAAATAAATCTTCTTCTGTATAAACATAACCATCTTCATTTTTTCACATATTATTCATAATTTATCACCTCGTAATCTGCTTCTTCATCTTCTAAATAATCATCTATTAAACCTTTAACTTCATCAATTTCATATCATTTTAAATTTAAGTCAAAATCTGTTGACAATAAAATATTACCTACATATCTTTCTTCATTACCAAATTTAAGATATAAATTTAATTCTCAACTCATATCATAATCACTATCAATTTGTGCATAAATAATATCTTTATTACTAATTTTTAATGCTTTATTATTAATTCATTTTTCATTTAAGTAATCACTAATACAATATGACATTTTCTTATTCCTCCTAATTCTTTTTATTGTTTAATGCTCAATGTTCATCAGTAATATCATCAAGTGATACAAGGTAACTTTTAAGCATTATTTTATTTAATTTATTAATTATGTATTTATTTAACTTTTTCTTTTTCATATATATCCCTTCGTTAAATTATTTTATTAATTTTTTTAATTCTCTTTTTTTAACTCGCTGGCACCCACTCCCAAGTGAAAAGTACCAAAGCGAGAATTAGTTATATAATTAAGGTATTTATCTATTTATTTATTTCACCGCCCGCTTCACTTTGAGGGTGAGCGGTTGCGGTATATTATTCAATAATCGACAGTTGTTTTTTATTGTTTACACCAGATAATTCTCTCTCTTCATCCGCACCATTTCAGGTCAAAACGTTCAGTTTTTAAAATAAATTCACTAGCACCTTGAAGAGCCTAGTGCTGCCTTTGTGGTTTGTTTTAAACCGCTGCCACTTCTAAGAAGTAATATCTATCGCAAATTTATTTATAAAGTGATCATCTCAATATTTATTGTCGTTTGATGTTGACCTTGCACTTATCACGACTATCGCTTAGTTCTAATAAACCAGCGCCGATTTACATATTTCCTCATACACTATTTCAGTACTTGCCTCGGCTGGCTGTGGAAAATGAATTATTTAATCCATTTAGTACTTAATTATTAATTAATAACCGTTCCACACTACATTAAGTTGTTTTATAAAATTTAAGTTTAAAAGAACCAGTTTTATCATCAAAGATAATTTTTGAATTTTCTAAGCATTTATAAAACCGCTTTTGTTTTTTATCTTTTGTTCGATTTAATAAATCTTTATGTTTTTCACAAGTTCATAAAACTCTATTTGATACAAATTCTTCGGTAATGAACGATATTGTTTTATAGCAGTTATCAATATCGCAAATTTTTTGTTGCTTATTAATTGCCATTACTTACTCCTTCCTTTATTAATTTTTTTATTTATTAGCAAATTAATTAACTAAAGCAGAGAAAGGACAACACCTTAAAATAGGAGAAAAACAGTTACACTTTGTAAAGATTTCTAAGATTTTTAATAAATGTCTAACACAAATTAAATACGGTAACAAAAATTGTGATAAAAAGTTTCTATTTTAAAATTTAAGATGCTGTCCTTTCTCTGAATCAATTAATAATTTTTGTTTTATAAATAAAAAACAATTCTTTTTATTTAACAAGAGTTGTTTTTTGGAGCTTCATCGTACATGATGCCATTTTATTAAGTTTTTATGATTTAGTTTTACAGTATACAGGATTTAACATTGAATATTTACGACATTGTTTTTTATTTTTATCATGTATTTTTTGTGCTTTTGTAGCATTACAATTTACACAACCGATTATTTATTTACTATAAATGGCTACAACCTGTCCCGATAAAACTTCAATATTCCCCGTTGACCCAATAAATTCATTACTAACAGCATTCGGGGATAACTCTGCTAACTGAAATTGCTTAACATTATATTTTAAATTAGTAATTGTTACAGTTGCTGATTGCAAACTAAATAAGGAAAAATAACGATATGCCGGTTTAGCAAGCACTTCATTCATCCCTGGTTTTAATAAATAAGCATAAGTATGATCATTCATAAAAATAATATTGTAATGATAAATAAAGTAAAAACAACTCAATTGCATATCGAACCGCTCACCTTGTGCAATAAAAAAAATTTCTTGTGGTTCTAATTTAAGAGCCTCCTGAAGGGCTAATTCCCCATCAAGATAATCTTTCATTTCCAGAACTACTAAAACTTCTTTTGCCTTACTAGTAATTAACTTTGCTTCCGATGCTGTTAAACTATCTTGATCACAACAAAAAAAATCAAAAGTATCAAAAGTTTTAATTAAATCTAACGATCCCCGCTCAACCCCAATTTTATAATAATCTTGATAAGGCTGTAAATCGAGGTTTGTTTCAGAACAAACAATTACCACCTTACTTGCTTTCATCAGTCATTAATTCCTTTACACGGGTTGCTAAATCAGCGTGGCCAAATAAATAACTTCCGGCAACTAAAACATCAACCCCATATTGTTTACAAACCTTAGCCGTCTCAGCATTAATTCCACCATCAACTTCAATTAAAGTCTGCATCTTATTTTGGTCAAGATAATTTCGTAATGTTTTAATCTTGCTTGCGGCGGTCCCTATAAAAGCTTGCCCCCCAAAACCAGGCTCAACAGTCATTATTAATACTAAATCAAGACTATTTAAATGCGAAATAAGTAGATCAATTGGTGTTGCTGGTTTAATGGCTAACCCAATTTTTAACTTTAATTTTGCGCGTAAAGTTAAAAATTCTGTTAATTGCGATGGGGTTAATGCTTCATAATGCAATGTTATGGCTGAAGATCCCGCTTGAATAAATGGCATTAAATAATTTTCAACACTATCATTTTTAATTTTAACCATTAAATGACAATCAAGAAATAAATCACTATAATTAGTAATATCAGCTAAAATTTTTGGACCAAAAGTTAAATTTGGTACAAAGTCACCATCCATTACATCAAAGTGAATTCATTGCGCTCCGGCTGCTTTAATAGCCATTAATTCGTCTTTTAATATTAAATAATTTGCACTTAAAACACTCGGTGCAACAATATATTTTTTCATCATTACCTCTTTCTATTGTTCTTGCATAATTCGCACATAATCATTATAAAAAAACTTCGGAATAATATTTTCTTGCACTAAGGCTTTTATTTTACAATGGGGTTCATGTAAGTGTAAACAAGTTCGAAACTTACATTCACTAGCATACTGATTAAAAAAATGATACGCGAGGGCTAAACCGCTTTTTTCATAATCTCTTAAATCAAAGGTTGAAAAACCTGGCGTATCTGCAATCATACCATGTAATAGTTCATATAAGGCACTTGTTGTTGTTGTATGCTTCCCCTGCCCTAAGGCTTTTGAAATTTTTTGAGTTTTAATTATTTCCGCTTGTAATAAAGTATTTAATGTTGACGACTTGCCACTTCCCGTTTGACCAGTAAAAACTGAAATTTTATTTTGAAAAAGTTGTTCAAATTGTTGTCATGTTTTTTTGTCATCCTTTTTATTACTAATAAAATAAACATCATACCCTAAGGCTGGATATCAATTAAAATATTTTTGATAAAGGTCCTCTGTTTGTACTAAGTCTTTCTTAGTAAAAACAATCACTGGTTTTAAACTTTTATATTCAATAAATGCTAAATATTTATTTAATAAATATGAATTAAAAGTTGGCTCGATCATTGCTGTAATAATAATAACTTGATCAACATTGGTAATTCGGGGGCGATATAATTCATTTTTTCGTGGTTTAATTTGATAAATAATTCCTTGTTTGTCATTTTGGATTTCAAACTGAACATAGTCCCCAACAACTGGTTTAATCTCTTGATGGCGAAATAACCCTTTTGCTTTACATGCATAAACCTGTTGGTCAGCATCATTTTTCACATAACAAAACTGGCTAACAATGCAAATAATCATTCCTTTTTGATGCATATTACTTTACCTTGTTAAAAACAACCAAAGGCAAACCATCGCAATAATAAAAACAACAAACAAAAAACTAAACCATCAGACAACCTTAATTCTTAAAAACCATGGGTAAGAATAATAGCGATCATACAGTTTATGTGACTTCCCTTTTACAGCAATTAAATTAGATAATTTTAATGGTTTATCATTTTGATGTTCAATTGTTTCAACTACTTGTAAACTAGTATTAAACTCCGTAACCGTTTGAAAACGCTCACTGGGGTCTTTGGCAATTGCTTTTAAAATAACATTTTCCAAACTTTGTGGTAACATTGGATTCACTAAGCGCGGACGTAATGGTAATTCTTTAACATGCTTCACCGCAATAAATGTTGGATTTTTCCCAACAAACGGCGCTGTTCCAATTGCTAACTCATATAATATAATTCCTAATGCATAAATATCACTGCGTTTAGTGGCTGGTTTCGACTGAACAATTTCAGGAGCCATATATTTTGAGGTTCCAATAATCTTGCTGCTTTCTAAATCTTCACTATTTTCTAAAATTGCGACTCCAAAATCAGCAACTTTGATTTTTCCATCATATGAAATTAAAATATTTTCTGGTTTAATATCCCGGTGAATAATATCATTTTGGTGTGCTTCTGTAATTGCTAAATTAATTTCATCAAAAAAATATAATAATTCTTTAACAGTACACGGTCCTAATGTTAATAAACGGTCTTTTAAAGTATAACCTTTCACTAATTCTAAAACTAAACAATGACGATCATATGCTTCAAATGAACCATAAACCTTAACAACATTATTATGGGAAAATTGCGCAATTGAATTGTATTCTTTATTAAAACGTTCCACTGCTTCTTTATTCTTTGATAAAGTTAATGTCATAATTTTAATTGCAACATGGCGTTTTAATAACATATCGTACCCTTCAAAAACTTCAGCCATTCCACCATCAGCAATTTTAGCTAAAATCTGATATCGATTATGTAAAATCGTTCCAATTGTGATTGGTTTCATTTTCTCCACCCTTTACTTTATTATTTCAACTTGTAAACATCATAACACAAAAAACACGAATAAAAAACAAACTGTAAATTGTGTATGCTGTAAAACTAAATGATAAAAAGTTAATAAAATTATAACAAATTAAAAATAAAAAACAATAATCACAAAAAATATTAAATTAAAAACAATATTTTTAATTTAATATTTTTTGTGATTATTGTTTTTTATTTTTAATTTGTTATAATTTTATTAACTTTTTATCATTTAGTTTTACAGCATACAATATAAAAATGGAGTGGAAAATGATGACATCAATTTTTGAATATCGGAAAGAGGAATTACAATTAGACTTAGTTGTGCATGGTTTTAAAAAATATTTGGCAGAGCAAATTTTTGATTGAATATATATCAAAAACATATATTCTTTTGATGAAATGACAAATATTTCAAAAACGGACCGAATTAAATTACAAGAATATTATACAATTGAGCCATTAAAAATTGTTGTGCAACAACAATCAAAAGATGGAACAATAAAATTTTTATTTCAATTAGCAGATGACTATAAAATTGAAACAGTTTTAATGCCGAAAAATTATGGTAATTCAGTTTGTGTCACAACACAAGTTGGATGTAATATGGCTTGCACTTTTTGTGCCTCAGGGCTATTAAAGAAGACGCGTAATTTATCAACTGCTGAAATTATCCAACAAGTTATGATGGTTAACCGTTACTTAGCAGCAACGCAAGATCGTGTTAGTCACATTGTTGTAATGGGGATTGGGGAACCATTTGATAATTTTGATAATACCCTTAAGTTTGTTAACATTATTAATGATGCAAAAGGTTATCAAATTGGCGCTCGTCATATTACAATTTCAACTTGTGGTTTGATTCCTAAAATTAAACAATTTGCGGAGTTAAAAACGCAAGTTAATTTAGCTATTTCGTTGCATGCACCAAACAATACGATTCGTAATCAATTAATGCCAATTAATAAAGCTTACCCAGTGGAAAAACTAATGGGTGCTGTGCGTTATTATATTGAATTAACTAATCGTCGGGTTACTTTTGAATATATTTTAATTGAGGATGTTAATGATAGTCGTGAAACAGCGTTAGAATTAGCAAAATTAATTCGGGGATTAAATGCTTATGTTAATTTAATTCCCTATAATACGGTCGTAGAAAATGGTTATCAACGTAGCACTAAAATTAATCAATTTTTTGAAACTTTACAACAACAAAAAATTAATTGTATTGTACGGCGTGAATTTGGTCATGATATTGATGCTGCTTGTGGACAATTGTGCGCTAAAAATGAAGGGATTATTAGAAAATAATTATGCAAATACAGTTTGGATATAAAACTG from Spiroplasma endosymbiont of Polydrusus cervinus harbors:
- a CDS encoding thiamine diphosphokinase, which encodes MKASKVVIVCSETNLDLQPYQDYYKIGVERGSLDLIKTFDTFDFFCCDQDSLTASEAKLITSKAKEVLVVLEMKDYLDGELALQEALKLEPQEIFFIAQGERFDMQLSCFYFIYHYNIIFMNDHTYAYLLKPGMNEVLAKPAYRYFSLFSLQSATVTITNLKYNVKQFQLAELSPNAVSNEFIGSTGNIEVLSGQVVAIYSK
- the rpe gene encoding ribulose-phosphate 3-epimerase — protein: MKKYIVAPSVLSANYLILKDELMAIKAAGAQWIHFDVMDGDFVPNLTFGPKILADITNYSDLFLDCHLMVKIKNDSVENYLMPFIQAGSSAITLHYEALTPSQLTEFLTLRAKLKLKIGLAIKPATPIDLLISHLNSLDLVLIMTVEPGFGGQAFIGTAASKIKTLRNYLDQNKMQTLIEVDGGINAETAKVCKQYGVDVLVAGSYLFGHADLATRVKELMTDESK
- the rsgA gene encoding ribosome small subunit-dependent GTPase A; its protein translation is MHQKGMIICIVSQFCYVKNDADQQVYACKAKGLFRHQEIKPVVGDYVQFEIQNDKQGIIYQIKPRKNELYRPRITNVDQVIIITAMIEPTFNSYLLNKYLAFIEYKSLKPVIVFTKKDLVQTEDLYQKYFNWYPALGYDVYFISNKKDDKKTWQQFEQLFQNKISVFTGQTGSGKSSTLNTLLQAEIIKTQKISKALGQGKHTTTTSALYELLHGMIADTPGFSTFDLRDYEKSGLALAYHFFNQYASECKFRTCLHLHEPHCKIKALVQENIIPKFFYNDYVRIMQEQ
- a CDS encoding protein kinase domain-containing protein — encoded protein: MKPITIGTILHNRYQILAKIADGGMAEVFEGYDMLLKRHVAIKIMTLTLSKNKEAVERFNKEYNSIAQFSHNNVVKVYGSFEAYDRHCLVLELVKGYTLKDRLLTLGPCTVKELLYFFDEINLAITEAHQNDIIHRDIKPENILISYDGKIKVADFGVAILENSEDLESSKIIGTSKYMAPEIVQSKPATKRSDIYALGIILYELAIGTAPFVGKNPTFIAVKHVKELPLRPRLVNPMLPQSLENVILKAIAKDPSERFQTVTEFNTSLQVVETIEHQNDKPLKLSNLIAVKGKSHKLYDRYYSYPWFLRIKVVWWFSFLFVVFIIAMVCLWLFLTR
- the rlmN gene encoding 23S rRNA (adenine(2503)-C(2))-methyltransferase RlmN, whose amino-acid sequence is MTSIFEYRKEELQLDLVVHGFKKYLAEQIFDWIYIKNIYSFDEMTNISKTDRIKLQEYYTIEPLKIVVQQQSKDGTIKFLFQLADDYKIETVLMPKNYGNSVCVTTQVGCNMACTFCASGLLKKTRNLSTAEIIQQVMMVNRYLAATQDRVSHIVVMGIGEPFDNFDNTLKFVNIINDAKGYQIGARHITISTCGLIPKIKQFAELKTQVNLAISLHAPNNTIRNQLMPINKAYPVEKLMGAVRYYIELTNRRVTFEYILIEDVNDSRETALELAKLIRGLNAYVNLIPYNTVVENGYQRSTKINQFFETLQQQKINCIVRREFGHDIDAACGQLCAKNEGIIRK